In a single window of the Streptomyces sp. NBC_00353 genome:
- the frc gene encoding formyl-CoA transferase, translating into MSEQPLAGLKVIDFTGVQAGPACTQMLAWFGADVIKVERINGGDVTRQQLRDIPDIDALYFTMLNSNKRSLAINTKTPEGKEVMEKLIRESDILVENFAPGAMDRMGLGWDYIHELNPRLIFGSVKGFNDDSKWNDLKVYENVAQAAGGAASVTGFWDGPPTISGSALGDSNTGMHLMIGLLTAIIQRDQTGLGQKVSVSMQDAVLNLTRVKLRDQQRLERVGYLEEYPQYPHGEFGEAVPRGGNAGGGGQPGWILKCKGWETDPNAYIYFTVQEQNWARTCEAIGHAEWKDDPEYSTARARQPHIMEIFGEIEKWLADKTKYEAVDILRKWEVPCAPVLSMKELAEDPDMRKSGTIVEVEQKERGTYLTVGSPVKFSGFKPDIKGAPLLGEHTDEVLADLGYDADAIRELHKGSVVA; encoded by the coding sequence ATGAGTGAACAGCCGCTCGCAGGCCTCAAGGTGATCGACTTCACCGGGGTCCAGGCCGGCCCCGCCTGTACGCAGATGCTCGCCTGGTTCGGCGCTGACGTCATCAAGGTCGAGCGCATCAACGGTGGCGACGTGACCCGTCAGCAGCTCAGGGACATCCCGGACATCGACGCCCTGTACTTCACCATGCTCAACTCCAACAAGCGCTCACTGGCGATCAACACCAAGACGCCCGAGGGCAAGGAGGTCATGGAGAAGCTGATCCGCGAGTCGGACATCCTCGTCGAGAACTTCGCGCCCGGAGCCATGGACCGCATGGGTCTCGGCTGGGACTACATCCACGAGCTGAACCCGCGACTCATCTTCGGCTCGGTCAAGGGCTTCAACGACGACTCGAAGTGGAACGACCTCAAGGTCTACGAGAACGTCGCCCAGGCCGCCGGCGGCGCCGCCTCCGTCACCGGATTCTGGGACGGCCCGCCCACCATCTCCGGCTCCGCGCTGGGTGACTCCAACACCGGCATGCACCTCATGATCGGTCTGCTCACGGCGATCATCCAGCGCGACCAGACGGGGCTCGGCCAGAAGGTCTCGGTCTCCATGCAGGACGCCGTCCTCAACCTCACCCGCGTCAAACTCCGCGACCAGCAGCGCCTGGAGAGGGTCGGCTACCTGGAGGAGTACCCGCAGTACCCGCACGGCGAGTTCGGTGAGGCCGTGCCGCGCGGCGGCAACGCGGGCGGCGGCGGCCAGCCCGGCTGGATCCTCAAGTGCAAGGGCTGGGAGACCGACCCCAACGCGTACATCTACTTCACGGTCCAGGAGCAGAACTGGGCTCGTACCTGCGAGGCCATCGGACACGCGGAGTGGAAGGACGACCCGGAGTACAGCACCGCCCGGGCGCGCCAGCCGCACATCATGGAGATCTTCGGCGAGATCGAGAAGTGGCTCGCCGACAAGACGAAGTACGAGGCCGTCGACATCCTGCGCAAGTGGGAGGTGCCGTGTGCCCCGGTCCTGTCGATGAAGGAGCTGGCCGAGGACCCCGACATGCGCAAGAGCGGCACCATCGTCGAGGTGGAGCAGAAGGAGCGCGGCACGTACCTGACGGTGGGCAGCCCGGTGAAGTTCTCCGGGTTCAAGCCGGACATCAAGGGTGCGCCGCTGCTTGGCGAACACACGGACGAGGTCCTCGCGGACCTGGGCTACGACGCGGACGCCATCCGTGAGTTGCACAAGGGTTCCGTCGTCGCCTGA